A single genomic interval of Luteitalea sp. harbors:
- a CDS encoding NADH-quinone oxidoreductase subunit K has product MVTLDHYLILSALLFAIGTSGVFLRRNVITLLLSIEI; this is encoded by the coding sequence ATGGTGACACTTGACCATTACCTGATCCTCTCCGCGCTGCTATTCGCGATCGGCACATCCGGCGTGTTCCTCCGGCGGAACGTCATCACGCTGCTGTTGTCGATCGAGATC